A stretch of the Capsicum annuum cultivar UCD-10X-F1 chromosome 8, UCD10Xv1.1, whole genome shotgun sequence genome encodes the following:
- the LOC124886716 gene encoding uncharacterized protein LOC124886716, which produces MSFNYTTQKSSKKYLRVRCVDRTCRWMLRACAIEESSWFHVHKYVGEHTCGVDHVTEKHKNITVEAELLEVLDGRRHCEEHSSRFYEESGRFIYYFMAFGASIRGYAHMRKVVAVDGTHLLGKYKGVLLSVVTQDTQNHIYPLAYCVVDKENDESWGFFFEKLKAFVVDEPELCIISDRHAYTLEEFNDYFNALKERCPSAAACLEHEVGFEKWSRAHFPGNRFNIMTLNIAESLNSMLCDEGEYPVAAIFNLIAHKFGEIFRKRYAKVNNSKTTFVFVAETILRENMTERDKLYVNNINRSTDEFTVLGYGRSKKVYLSRRSCSCIKYDLMKLPCAHAMAALHLKHGDEYGTSIYNYSSQIYSKESYLIAYLEPICAAPLE; this is translated from the exons ATGTCGTTCAATTACACAACTCAGAAGAGTAGTAAAAAATACTTGAGGGTGAGGTGTGTAGATCGTACTTGCCGGTGGATGCTGCGCGCATGTGCTATCGAAGAATCGAGTTGGTTTCACGTCCACAAGTACGTGGGAGAGCATACTTGTGGCGTTGATCATGTCACGGAAAAGCACAAAAATATCACCGTGGAG GCTGAGTTATTAGAAGTGTTGGATGGCAGGCGTCATTGCGAAGAACATAGTTCGAG GTTCTATGAGGAGTCTGGCaggtttatttactactttatggCATTTGGAGCTTCCATCCGTGGATATGCACACATGAGAAAGGTCGTTGCCGTTGATGGCACGCATTTATTAGGCAAGTACAAAGGCGTTCTGCTTTCCGTTGTCACTCAAGATACGCAGAATCATATCTATCCCTTAGCGTATTGTGTGGTGGATAAGGAGAACGATGAGTCGTGGGGCTTCttctttgagaagcttaaggcCTTTGTTGTCGACGAACCGGAGCTGTGCATTATCTCCGATAGACAC GCGTACACGTTGGAAGAATTTAATGACTACTTCAACGCCCTTAAAGAAAGATGCCCCAGCGCAGCAGCTTGCCTCGAGCATGAAGTAGGATTTGAAAAGTGGAGTCGGGCTCACTTTCCAGGCAATCGATTCAACATCATGACCTTAAACATCGCCGAGTCGCTCAACTCAATGTTGTGCGATGAAGGAGAGTATCCAGTGGCGGCCATTTTCAATTTAATTGCACATAAATTTGGAGAAATATTCAGGAAGAGGTATGCGAAGGTAAACAATTCAAAGACAACCTTCGTTTTCGTAGCTGAGACGATCTTGAGGGAAAACATGACCGAGAGAGACAAATTATATGTGAACAACATAAACAGAAGCACCGATGAATTCACTGTGCTTGGCTACGGTCGTTCCAAAAAAGTTTATCTTTCGAGAAGGTCATGTTCTTGCATAAAGTACGACTTGATGAAATTGCCATGCGCTCATGCAATGGCAGCGTTGCATTTGAAACATGGGGACGAATACGGCACTAGTATTTACAACTACTCTTCGCAAATATATTCGAAAGAATCATACCTCATTGCATACTTGGAACCTATTTGTGCAGCACCACTTGAGTAG
- the LOC107879551 gene encoding E3 ubiquitin-protein ligase RSL1-like, with the protein MGNTLRKLRDKSQPFSCEICMEPMLLASKKFKNQNRCIHPFCIDCIVKYISFKVEDNVVEIRCPSLNCNNFLDPIFCRNLVGPELFVKWSDKLCESYVLGLTHCYCPNKNCSILILDECGGNAKQSQCPNCKRFFCFQCKLPWHAGFKCEERRELMDKNDVAFVVLAQRNKWKRCPRCRIFVSRIQGCQFIVCRCGATFCYNCGRQLASWALRCDCNVPSYSIIITCRLVLLFSFVAFLYTLPFKNILLDVCTTERNTASIHFYLSSLFK; encoded by the exons ATGGGAAACACACTGCGCAAACTACGAGATAAATCCCAACCATTCAGCTGCGAAATTTGTATGGAGCCGATGTTGTTAGCtagtaaaaaatttaagaatcaaaatcgCTGCATTCATCCATTCTGCATCGACTGTATAGTAAAATACATCTCCTTCAAGGTTGAGGACAACGTGGTCGAAATTCGATGTCCATCTCTCAATTGTAACAATTTTTTGGACCCAATCTTTTGCCGGAATCTTGTAGGTCCAGAACTGTTTGTTAAATGGTCGGACAAGTTGTGTGAGTCGTATGTTTTAGGGTTGACACATTGTTACTGTCCGAATAAGAATTGTTCGATTTTGATTTTGGATGAGTGTGGAGGGAATGCCAAGCAGTCGCAATGTCCAAATTGCAAGAGATTTTTTTGCTTCCAATGCAAACTTCCATGGCATGCTGGATTTAAGTGTGAGGAGCGTAGGGAATTGATGGATAAAAACGACGTCGCTTTTGTTGTGCTTGCTCAACGTAACAAGTGGAAGAGGTGCCCTCGCTGTCGCATATTTGTTAGCAGAATTCAAGGTTGCCAATTTATAGTATGCAG GTGTGGTGCCACTTTCTGCTACAACTGCGGAAGACAACTTGCTAGTTGGGCTCTCCGGTGTGATTGTAATGTTCCTTCATATTCAATCATCATCACTTGTCGTTTAGTACTACTTTTTTCTTTCGTAGCTTTTTTATATACATTGCCCTTTAAGAATATTTTACTCGATGTGTGCACCACAGAGAGAAATACTGCCTCCATTCACTTTTATTTGTCCTCTTTGttcaaataa